A genomic region of Arvicola amphibius chromosome X, mArvAmp1.2, whole genome shotgun sequence contains the following coding sequences:
- the LOC121677031 gene encoding 60S ribosomal protein L7a, with the protein MVVSKPAALQRRKEIVSETKTFYKRLKVPPAINQFTQALDRQTATQLLKLAHKYRPETKQEKKQRLLARAEKKAAGKGDVPTKRPPVLRAGVNTVTTLVENKKAQLVVIAHDVDPIELVVFLPALCQKMGVPYCIIKGKARLGRLVHRKTCTTVAFTQVNLEDKGALAKLVEAIRTNYNDRYDEICRHWGGNFLGPKSVARIAKLEKGLSILN; encoded by the exons acattttataagCGGCTCAAAGTTCCTCCTGCCATTAACCAGTTCACCCAGGCCCTGGACCGGCAAACAGCTACCCAGTTGCTTAAACTTGCCCACAAGTACAGGCCAGAGACCAagcaggagaagaagcaaaggctgctggcccgtgctgagaagaaagctgcTGGCAAAGGGGATGTGCCAACTAAGAGACCACCTGTCCTTCGAGCGGGCGTCAATACAGTCACCACTTTGGTagagaacaagaaggctcagctggtggtgatTGCCCACGACGTAGACCCCATTGAGCTGGTGGTCTTCCTGCCCGCCCTGTGTCAGAAGATGGGGGTCCCCTACTGCATCATCAAGGGAAAAGCCAGGCTGGGGCGGTTGGTCCACAGGAAGACGTGCACCACTGTTGCCTTCACACAAGTTAACTTGGAAGACAAGGGTGCTCTGGCCAAGCTGGTGGAAGCTATTAGGACCAACTACAACGACAGATATGATGAGATCTGCCGCCACTGGGGAGGCAACTTCCTGGGTCCTAAATCTGTGGCTCGAATtgccaagctggaaaag GGTTTGAGCATTCTGAATTAG